One genomic region from Thermoleptolyngbya sichuanensis A183 encodes:
- a CDS encoding aspartyl/asparaginyl beta-hydroxylase domain-containing protein — MIMKSLIDQFQKQHKAFVVHQGEKLVRSLEDLIAKYSAVGDGAFFEVQQFPWAGLLETNWKTIRAELDNLLKDVYSIPNFQDISTDQISITQDNLWKTYFLYGYGYKAEQNCLRCPETTRLVEQIPGMKTAFFSILLPHKTIPEHRGPYKGLLRYHLGLKVPAAAEQCGIRVGSGVSHWQEGKSLIFDDTFPHSAWNHTDDMRVILFVDFIRPMRAPVSWFNQFMIQLIAWSPYVQSGRKNLLEWEARQK; from the coding sequence ATGATTATGAAATCCTTAATCGATCAATTCCAGAAACAGCATAAAGCCTTTGTGGTTCATCAAGGGGAAAAGCTGGTTAGAAGCTTAGAGGATCTAATTGCGAAGTATTCTGCTGTTGGTGACGGGGCTTTTTTTGAAGTTCAGCAATTTCCCTGGGCTGGCCTTCTAGAAACAAACTGGAAAACGATTCGAGCAGAGTTAGACAATCTGCTGAAAGACGTGTATTCCATTCCCAATTTTCAAGACATCTCTACGGATCAGATCAGCATCACTCAGGACAATCTGTGGAAGACCTACTTTCTCTATGGTTATGGCTACAAAGCAGAGCAAAACTGCCTGCGCTGCCCCGAAACGACGCGCCTAGTTGAACAGATTCCTGGCATGAAAACGGCATTCTTTTCTATCCTGCTGCCCCATAAAACCATCCCAGAACATCGCGGCCCCTATAAGGGATTGTTGCGCTATCACTTGGGGCTAAAAGTACCCGCAGCGGCAGAGCAGTGCGGCATTCGGGTGGGCAGCGGAGTGAGCCACTGGCAGGAGGGAAAAAGCCTGATTTTTGACGATACGTTTCCTCATTCCGCCTGGAATCATACAGATGACATGCGCGTAATTTTGTTTGTTGATTTCATCCGTCCAATGCGTGCGCCCGTATCCTGGTTCAATCAGTTTATGATCCAACTGATTGCCTGGTCGCCCTATGTACAGAGCGGTCGCAAAAATCTTTTAGAGTGGGAAGCCAGGCAGAAATAA
- a CDS encoding acyloxyacyl hydrolase → MPLTSYQAADLLNMEAPLPSELAATADYPPEPDADGRAIAQAEPAAPSAPERFGAVGQNYWYVQAGPSISFDPDDDGFAAFGLAGAGITDFFAHGHSINLELNKLKFIQPGDDAVGLNLGLILRWHFVREDTWSLYVDGGAGFLVTSEDVPAEGGSQFNFTPQVGGGATFRMRDQEHLMVGLRWHHISNAELYPPNPGRDSILLYVGYMWPR, encoded by the coding sequence ATGCCGCTTACGTCTTACCAGGCGGCGGATTTGCTGAATATGGAAGCGCCGTTGCCATCCGAATTGGCCGCTACTGCCGACTACCCACCGGAGCCAGATGCAGACGGGAGGGCGATCGCCCAAGCTGAGCCAGCCGCACCATCCGCCCCGGAACGCTTTGGAGCCGTTGGGCAAAATTACTGGTACGTGCAGGCAGGGCCGTCCATTTCCTTCGATCCAGATGATGACGGCTTTGCAGCGTTTGGGCTGGCGGGCGCAGGCATTACGGACTTCTTTGCCCACGGGCACAGCATTAACCTGGAATTGAATAAGCTCAAGTTCATTCAGCCAGGAGACGATGCGGTGGGTCTCAATCTTGGGCTGATCCTGCGCTGGCACTTTGTACGAGAAGACACCTGGTCGCTATACGTGGATGGCGGCGCAGGGTTTCTGGTCACCAGTGAAGACGTGCCCGCAGAGGGTGGATCGCAGTTCAACTTCACGCCCCAGGTCGGCGGCGGTGCAACCTTCCGAATGCGAGACCAGGAACACCTCATGGTAGGGCTGCGCTGGCACCACATTTCCAACGCCGAGCTATACCCACCAAACCCCGGACGCGACAGCATTCTACTCTACGTCGGCTATATGTGGCCGCGCTGA
- a CDS encoding glycosyltransferase — protein sequence MKIAILTSGFLPVIDGVTVTLLHRLKRLSELGHQVLVFCPSYELLESIYPNWADYTGHFLPGVEVINLPSTSFMGVEFERNVTSTSYDLVLPRLAQFQPDVIHVDEPDRLFLGFGKIPAIAHAKTHQIPCTSFYHTNFLEYIDDFFPLPAPLQTLVRWLCKVFITQRVFNAYDVTLTGSKTTYEKLQKLGIRNALYEELLGVDLAVFSPNLRQELFFEKTYGIEVGDRTKLLFLGRLTPDKGWKFTLKAVPKLVQKLGSNRISLLIAGDGELRDTIRQSLTGVVDFHLLGRVSPNQIPALMANSDIHVTTSKKETKGLTLFEAFAARIPVVAPAAGGVLDSIQPGVNGLLYKPDNTADFVEKLQLLIEDPDLRQRLGQQARDWVQPYGWDQAVDRLVSLWASRLPVATSP from the coding sequence ATGAAAATTGCAATTCTTACGTCTGGCTTTCTGCCCGTAATCGATGGGGTGACAGTCACTCTCCTCCACAGATTGAAGCGACTGAGCGAGTTGGGTCATCAGGTCTTAGTGTTTTGTCCAAGCTATGAATTGCTGGAATCGATCTATCCAAATTGGGCAGACTATACAGGACATTTTTTGCCTGGTGTAGAAGTTATCAATTTGCCAAGCACCTCATTTATGGGGGTTGAGTTTGAGCGCAATGTTACCTCAACATCCTATGATCTTGTGCTGCCAAGATTGGCGCAATTTCAGCCTGATGTTATTCATGTGGATGAACCCGATCGCCTCTTTCTTGGCTTTGGCAAAATTCCGGCGATCGCCCATGCGAAGACGCACCAGATCCCCTGCACCAGCTTCTATCACACCAATTTCTTGGAATATATTGACGACTTTTTTCCGCTGCCAGCCCCGCTGCAAACCTTAGTGAGGTGGCTTTGCAAAGTGTTCATTACTCAGCGGGTATTCAACGCCTATGATGTGACGCTAACGGGCAGCAAAACCACCTATGAAAAGCTGCAAAAACTGGGGATTAGGAATGCACTATACGAAGAATTGCTGGGCGTTGATCTAGCTGTCTTTAGCCCGAACCTCCGGCAGGAACTATTTTTTGAAAAGACCTATGGAATCGAAGTGGGCGATCGCACAAAACTTCTTTTCCTAGGGCGATTAACCCCAGACAAGGGCTGGAAATTCACGCTGAAAGCAGTTCCAAAGTTAGTCCAAAAACTGGGTTCAAATCGCATCTCGCTGCTGATTGCGGGGGATGGCGAACTGCGGGATACCATCCGTCAATCGCTAACGGGCGTGGTCGATTTTCACCTGCTGGGTCGCGTGTCTCCAAATCAGATTCCTGCGCTTATGGCAAATAGTGATATCCACGTCACAACCTCCAAGAAGGAAACCAAAGGGCTGACGCTGTTTGAAGCTTTTGCTGCTAGAATTCCCGTTGTTGCTCCAGCGGCAGGCGGTGTTCTGGACAGCATTCAGCCCGGAGTTAACGGTCTGCTCTATAAGCCAGACAACACGGCCGATTTTGTCGAAAAACTTCAGTTGCTTATCGAAGACCCAGACCTGCGGCAACGCCTGGGGCAGCAGGCGCGAGACTGGGTGCAGCCCTACGGTTGGGATCAGGCAGTCGATCGCCTGGTCAGCCTTTGGGCTTCGCGCCTGCCTGTTGCTACCAGCCCCTAA
- a CDS encoding glycosyltransferase family 39 protein — protein MWISKQQIWQGLVVLAVVLAVVLGILFRGYGLGDRVYWVDEVATSVRISGYTRAEVTAQLSDGVPRTPADLQQFLHPAPDLPLTQVLRALAQSPEHAPLYFLLAHGWTKLWGSSIVAVRSLSVLFSLISLALIGRLASQLFNSATAGAIATMLLALSPFFVSYAQEARPYSLWSVTLLWSSLALWNAMGYVKGSMKQDVKQNVKQNAVGNEMPHSLRRWLTYGFSMAVGLYTSLLTVLVFLGHGLYVLGVGSSQCDPSRTRAQRCGFLQAATLAVGLFLPWVFVVLGRWDTLQANTEWMRQPMGALSMLVVWLYSLVVLFFDAPVELGPVSLVAVKFLTALLTLGAIALALRWTFQQQHVGSFVAALLLPVPVILVALDLIRQGQASATSRYLIPVQLAVLISVAGWLSAGRSWQRGVLAFLLTVSFSSGLSNLHHIPDYQKSRNRHNPEIAALVNQQPLPQIVAESRYALDLVSLSQFLKPDIRVQILSPASMPPQRCEPFFLLNPSASLQQDIQQRDRPQITEVFRPKTLTDSDIYLSLWHVENPDRSCPSS, from the coding sequence ATGTGGATCTCGAAACAGCAAATCTGGCAAGGGCTTGTGGTGCTAGCGGTGGTGCTAGCGGTGGTGCTAGGCATCCTGTTTCGGGGGTATGGGCTGGGCGATCGCGTGTATTGGGTGGATGAAGTCGCCACCTCGGTTCGCATTTCTGGCTACACCCGCGCCGAAGTCACCGCCCAACTCAGCGACGGCGTTCCTCGCACGCCCGCAGACCTCCAGCAGTTTTTGCATCCCGCCCCCGATTTGCCCTTAACCCAAGTCCTCCGTGCCCTGGCTCAAAGCCCCGAACACGCCCCGCTTTATTTCTTGCTAGCCCACGGCTGGACAAAACTTTGGGGCAGCAGCATAGTCGCCGTGCGATCGCTCTCGGTTCTGTTCAGCCTGATCTCACTTGCGCTCATCGGGCGACTGGCCAGCCAGTTGTTTAATTCTGCCACTGCCGGGGCGATCGCCACGATGTTGCTCGCTCTATCGCCCTTTTTCGTATCCTATGCCCAAGAAGCACGTCCCTACAGCCTGTGGAGCGTCACGCTGCTGTGGAGCAGTTTGGCGTTATGGAACGCGATGGGGTACGTGAAAGGGAGCATGAAACAGGACGTGAAACAGAACGTGAAGCAGAACGCCGTTGGGAACGAGATGCCGCATTCGCTTCGGCGCTGGTTGACCTATGGATTCAGCATGGCGGTGGGGCTGTATACGTCGCTGCTGACGGTGCTGGTGTTTCTGGGGCATGGGCTGTATGTGCTGGGAGTGGGCAGTTCGCAATGCGATCCGTCTCGGACTCGCGCTCAGCGGTGTGGGTTCCTCCAGGCAGCGACGCTGGCAGTCGGGCTATTTCTCCCGTGGGTGTTTGTCGTGCTGGGTCGCTGGGATACCCTGCAAGCTAATACTGAATGGATGCGCCAGCCAATGGGGGCGCTGTCGATGCTGGTGGTCTGGCTCTATAGTCTCGTCGTGCTGTTTTTTGACGCGCCTGTGGAACTGGGGCCAGTTTCGCTGGTGGCGGTCAAATTTCTCACTGCACTGCTCACCCTGGGGGCGATCGCCCTTGCGCTCCGGTGGACATTTCAGCAGCAGCATGTAGGAAGCTTCGTCGCCGCCCTGCTGCTGCCTGTTCCTGTGATTCTGGTGGCGCTGGATCTCATCCGTCAGGGCCAAGCCTCGGCCACATCGCGCTACCTCATCCCTGTCCAGCTTGCCGTACTAATTTCGGTAGCAGGCTGGCTCTCTGCGGGGCGTTCCTGGCAGCGCGGCGTTTTAGCCTTCCTGCTCACGGTCAGCTTTTCATCGGGTCTGTCCAACCTGCATCACATTCCCGACTATCAAAAATCTCGCAATCGCCACAACCCTGAAATCGCCGCCCTGGTGAATCAGCAGCCTTTACCCCAGATCGTTGCCGAGTCTCGCTATGCCCTCGATCTGGTATCCCTCAGCCAGTTCCTCAAACCCGATATCAGGGTTCAAATTCTGAGTCCTGCGTCCATGCCGCCGCAGCGATGTGAACCCTTCTTTCTGCTTAACCCATCTGCATCGCTCCAGCAGGACATTCAGCAGCGCGATCGCCCCCAGATTACCGAAGTTTTTCGCCCAAAAACCTTGACAGATTCAGACATTTATCTATCCCTCTGGCACGTTGAGAATCCCGATCGATCCTGTCCTTCTAGCTGA
- a CDS encoding glycosyltransferase family 39 protein, which yields MFHVARSPLKFLQNPGQILGRLLVFLILAGILFRGYGLGDRVYWVDEVATSVRISGYTRAEVTAQLSDGVPRTPADLQQFLHPAPDLPLTQVLRALAQSPEHAPLYFLLAHGWTKLWGSSIVAVRSLSVLFSLISLALIGRLASQLFNSATAGAIATMLLALSPFFVSYAQEARPYSLWSVTLLWSSLALWNAMGYVKGSMKQDVKQNVKQNAVGNEMPHSLRRWLTYGFSMAVGLYTSLLTVLVFLGHGLYVLRVASSRCDPSRTRAQRCGFLQAAALAVGLFLPWVFVVLGRWDTLQANTEWMRQPMGVLPLLAIWLYNTSILLFDVPATLSPDLPTVAKLLTSMLLVLLLAIALRHLVRRRPRPVWGFVVLFALTIPALLLGLDVVRNSQLSTAARYLLPFHLGMILVLSSYLTDSLCAKSPSRRRFGRGLMLCLVALCFLSYGFQLQQPPKYQKSRNLHNRAIAALINQTTGQTLPPRLIAEPAQALDLVSLSLDLQPQTQIQVIASIGENWRGDRLLLEPCQPVFFLNPSAALITRIQTETNQPVQETYRPQKLVPNELALSLWKVNQPCSSP from the coding sequence ATGTTTCATGTAGCGCGATCGCCTCTCAAATTCCTGCAAAATCCGGGTCAAATCCTGGGACGATTGCTGGTATTCCTGATTCTGGCTGGCATCCTGTTTCGGGGGTATGGGCTGGGCGATCGCGTGTATTGGGTGGATGAAGTCGCCACCTCGGTTCGCATTTCTGGCTACACCCGCGCCGAAGTCACCGCCCAACTCAGCGACGGCGTTCCTCGCACGCCCGCAGACCTCCAGCAGTTTTTGCATCCCGCCCCCGATTTGCCCTTAACCCAAGTCCTCCGTGCCCTGGCTCAAAGCCCCGAACACGCCCCGCTTTATTTCTTGCTAGCCCACGGCTGGACAAAACTTTGGGGCAGCAGCATAGTCGCCGTGCGATCGCTCTCGGTTCTGTTCAGCCTGATCTCACTTGCGCTCATCGGGCGACTGGCCAGCCAGTTGTTTAATTCTGCCACTGCCGGGGCGATCGCCACGATGTTGCTCGCTCTATCGCCCTTTTTCGTATCCTATGCCCAAGAAGCACGTCCCTACAGCCTGTGGAGCGTCACGCTGCTGTGGAGCAGTTTGGCGTTATGGAACGCGATGGGGTACGTGAAAGGGAGCATGAAACAGGACGTGAAACAGAACGTGAAGCAGAACGCCGTTGGGAACGAGATGCCGCATTCGCTTCGGCGCTGGTTGACCTATGGATTCAGCATGGCGGTGGGGCTGTATACGTCGCTGCTGACGGTGCTGGTGTTTCTGGGGCATGGGCTATATGTGCTGAGAGTGGCCAGTTCGCGATGCGACCCGTCTCGGACTCGCGCTCAGCGGTGTGGGTTCCTCCAGGCAGCGGCGCTGGCAGTCGGGCTATTTCTCCCGTGGGTGTTTGTCGTGCTGGGTCGCTGGGATACCCTGCAAGCCAATACTGAATGGATGCGTCAGCCGATGGGCGTTTTGCCGCTGTTGGCAATCTGGCTCTACAACACCTCCATTTTGCTGTTTGACGTACCCGCCACGCTGTCCCCCGACCTGCCGACCGTCGCCAAACTGCTGACCTCCATGCTGCTGGTGCTGCTGCTGGCGATCGCCCTCCGCCATCTCGTCCGCCGCAGACCACGCCCGGTCTGGGGATTTGTCGTGCTGTTTGCCCTGACGATTCCTGCCCTGCTGCTGGGGCTAGATGTTGTCCGCAATAGCCAGCTTTCCACGGCTGCCCGCTATTTGCTGCCGTTTCACCTGGGTATGATTTTGGTGCTGTCTTCTTACCTCACTGACTCACTCTGCGCCAAATCCCCCTCTCGGCGGCGATTTGGGCGGGGGCTGATGCTTTGCCTGGTTGCCCTGTGCTTTCTGTCCTACGGCTTCCAACTTCAGCAGCCGCCCAAGTACCAGAAAAGTCGCAATCTGCACAATCGGGCGATCGCCGCGTTGATTAACCAAACTACTGGCCAGACCCTTCCCCCCCGCCTGATTGCCGAACCTGCCCAGGCGCTGGATCTGGTCTCCCTCAGTCTCGACTTGCAGCCCCAAACGCAGATCCAGGTGATTGCCTCGATAGGCGAGAATTGGAGGGGCGATCGCCTATTATTAGAACCGTGCCAGCCTGTGTTTTTTTTGAATCCTTCAGCAGCGTTAATCACCCGCATTCAAACTGAAACAAACCAACCCGTTCAAGAAACCTATCGTCCCCAAAAACTAGTCCCCAATGAACTGGCTCTGTCGCTCTGGAAAGTTAACCAACCTTGCTCTTCTCCATGA